The Ziziphus jujuba cultivar Dongzao chromosome 7, ASM3175591v1 genome includes a region encoding these proteins:
- the LOC107409918 gene encoding pentatricopeptide repeat-containing protein At5g08510 has product MNQLKQIHAYTLRNGIDHGPTLILKLLQIPNIPYAHTLFNLLPKPTVFLYNKLIQAYSSHAQHHQCLSLYKQMCFHGFSPNRHSFTFLFCACAALSSLRLGQAIHSHFVKSGFEWDVFALTSLVDMYCKLGLLGFARQQFDGMRVRDIPTWNSMISGYAKSGDLEGALELFGLMPCRNVVSWTTMISGYSQNGQYSKALAMFLQMEKEARVRPNEVTISSVLPACANLGALAVGERIEEYARKNGFFKNLYVNNAILEMYARCGKIDLAWQVFHEISRQRNLCSWNTMINGLAVHGRYNEAFDLYGEMLRVGIAPDDVTFVGLILACTHGGMVVKGRQLLKSMEKEFGIAPKLEHYGCMVDLLGRAGELQEAYDLIKGLPMEPDSVIWGALLGACGFHCNVELAEKAAEPLFKLEPWNPANYVILSNIYASAGHWDGVSRLRKVMKGGKIIKAAGYSFIEEGGQIHKFIVEDKSHSRSGEIYALLDGFHTRMKLYRDPTYWVTELEEMHF; this is encoded by the exons ATGAACCAACTGAAGCAAATCCATGCTTATACGCTTAGAAACGGCATAGACCACGGTCCGACCCTCATTCTGAAGCTCCTTCAAATCCCAAACATCCCATATGCCCATACCCTTTTCAACCTTCTTCCCAAACCCACTGTCTTCCTCTACAACAAGCTCATTCAAGCCTACTCTTCTCATGCCCAACACCATCAATGCTTGTCCCTCTACAAGCAAATGTGCTTCCATGGCTTCAGCCCCAATCGACACTCTTTCACTTTCTTGTTCTGCGCTTGCGCCGCCCTTTCCTCCCTTCGTCTCGGCCAAGCCATCCACTCCCATTTCGTCAAGTCGGGCTTTGAGTGGGACGTGTTTGCTCTGACTTCTTTGGTGGACATGTATTGTAAACTGGGCCTGTTGGGATTTGCACGCCAACAGTTTGATGGAATGAGAGTGAGAGACATACCCACTTGGAATTCGATGATTTCTGGCTATGCCAAATCTGGGGATTTGGAGGGAGCGTTAGAATTGTTTGGATTGATGCCTTGTAGGAATGTCGTTTCATGGACGACGATGATATCCGGGTACTCACAGAATGGACAATACTCCAAAGCCTTAGCCATGTTTTTGCAGATGGAGAAGGAGGCGCGTGTGAGGCCGAATGAAGTCACTATTTCTAGTGTTCTTCCAGCTTGTGCCAATCTTGGAGCATTGGCGGTTGGGGAGAGAATCGAAGAATACGCAAGAAAAAATGGCTTCTTTAAGAATTTGTATGTGAACAACGCTATATTGGAAATGTATGCGAGATGCGGTAAAATTGATTTAGCTTGGCAGGTGTTTCATGAAATTAGTAGACAGCGAAACTTGTGCTCTTGGAATACAATGATCAATGGTTTGGCTGTTCATGGCAGATACAATGAGGCTTTTGATCTCTATGGTGAAATGCTG AGAGTAGGAATTGCACCTGATGATGTCACATTCGTCGGACTTATCTTAGCATGTACTCATGGAGGCATGGTTGTCAAAGGCAGACAACTCTTAAAATCGATGGAAAAAGAGTTTGGTATTGCTCCTAAGTTAGAACACTATGGGTGCATGGTTGATCTCTTAGGACGTGCAGGAGAACTGCAGGAGGCTTATGATCTGATAAAAGGCTTGCCAATGGAACCAGACTCCGTTATATGGGGTGCTCTTCTGGGGGCTTGCGGTTTCCATTGTAACGTTGAATTGGCTGAAAAAGCTGCTGAGCCGCTCTTCAAGCTTGAGCCATGGAATCCAGCAAACTATGTCATCCTTTCCAACATATATGCATCAGCAGGACATTGGGACGGAGTTTCAAGGCTAAGGAAGGTGATGAAGGGTGGTAAAATTATAAAGGCAGCAGGGTATAGTTTCATTGAAGAGGGAGGACAAATCCATAAGTTCATTGTGGAGGATAAATCGCATTCTAGAAGCGGTGAAATATATGCTTTATTGGATGGATTTCACACAAGAATGAAACTTTATAGAGACCCAACTTATTGGGTTACTGAACTTGAAGAAATGCATTTTTAG
- the LOC107423620 gene encoding calcium-transporting ATPase, endoplasmic reticulum-type yields MEEKPFPAWSWSVEQCLKEYNVKLDKGLSSYEVEKRREKYGWNELAKEKGKPLWRLVLEQFDDMLVKILLVAAFISFILAYMHGNESGDSGFEAYVEPFVIVLILILNAIVGVWQESNAEKALEALKEMQCESGKVLRDGYVVPDLPARELVPGDIVELRVGDKVPADMRVAILKTSTLRVEQSSLTGEANPVLKGTDPIFVDDCELQAKENMVFAGTTVVNGSCICIVISTGMNTEIGKIQKQIHEASLEESDTPLKKKLDEFGSRLTTAIGLICLVVWIINYKNFISWELSDGWPTNVQFSFERCTYYFKIAVALAVAAIPEGLPAVITTCLALGTRKMAQKNAIVRKLPSVETLGCTTVICSDKTGTLTTNQMSVTEFFTLGGKTTASRIIRVEGTTYDPKDGGIVDWTCYNMDPNLQALAEICAVCNDAGIYFDGNLFRATGLPTEAALKVLVEKMGVPDVKARNKIRESQLAANYLIDRNTVKLSCCEWWTKRSKRVATLEFDRIRKSMSVITREPTGHNRLLVKGAVESLLERSSHVQLADGSLVPIDEPCRQLLLLRLLEMSSKGLRCLGLAYKDDLEDLADYYSESHPAHKKLLDPASYSSIESDLIFVGIVGLRDPPRDEVHRAIEECREAGIKVMVITGDNKSTAEAICQEIKLFSQGDDLRGRSFTGKEFMALSPSQQINILSKPGGKVFSRAEPRHKQEIVRMLKEMREIVAMTGDGVNDAPALKLADIGIAMGITGTEVAKEASDMVLADDNFSTIVSAIAEGRAIYNNMKAFIRYMISSNIGEVMSIFLTAALGIPECMIPVQLLWVNLVTDGPPATALGFNPADPDIMRKPPRKADDALVNSWVLLRYLVIGSYVGIATVGVFILWYTRASFVGINLVNDGHTLVELSQLRNWRECSSWANFTVSPYTVGQGRLITFSDPCDYFSVGKVKAMTLSLSVLVAIEMFNSLNALSEDGSLVKMPPWRNPWLLVAMSVSLGLHCLILYVPFLADVFGVVPLNLNEWLLVILMSAPVILIDEVLKLVGRKRRRGEKEKMA; encoded by the exons ATGGAGGAAAAGCCGTTCCCTGCGTGGTCCTGGTCTGTTGAGCAGTGCTTGAAAGAGTACAATGTTAAATTAGATAAGGGTCTGAGCTCTTATGAGGTTGAGAAGCGCCGTGAGAAATATGGCTGGAATGAGCTTGCCAAAGAGAAGGGAAAGCCCTTATGGCGGTTAGTATTAGAGCAATTTGATGATATGCTTGTAAAAATTCTTCTAGTTGCAGCCTTCATATCATTCATTCTAGCTTACATGCACGGAAATGAATCTGGGGACTCTGGGTTTGAAGCTTATGTGGAACCATTTGTGATTGTCTTAATTCTAATACTCAATGCTATTGTTGGAGTTTGGCAAGAGAGTAATGCTGAAAAAGCACTGGAAGCCCTTAAAGAGATGCAATGTGAATCTGGAAAGGTTTTAAGGGATGGCTATGTTGTGCCAGATTTGCCTGCACGGGAGCTTGTTCCTGGTGATATTGTGGAATTGAGAGTCGGAGACAAAGTCCCTGCTGACATGAGGGTTGCAATTTTGAAAACCTCGACTTTGAGGGTCGAGCAGAGCTCATTGACTGGAGAGGCGAATCCTGTTTTGAAGGGAACTGATCCTATATTTGTGGATGACTGTGAGTTGCAGGCTAAAGAAAACATGGTCTTTGCGGGCACCACAGTGGTTAATGGAAGTTGTATTTGTATTGTAATTAGCACTGGGATGAACACCGAGATTGGAAAAATACAAAAGCAAATACATGAGGCTTCTCTGGAAGAGAGTGATACCCCTTTGAAGAAGAAGCTAGATGAATTTGGTAGTAGGCTTACTACTGCAATTGGGCTTATCTGTCTTGTTGTGTGGATTATAaactacaaaaatttcatcagcTGGGAACTTTCTGATGGATGGCCTACTAATGTTCAGTTTTCCTTTGAGAGATGCACATACTATTTTAAGATAGCTGTTGCGCTCGCAGTTGCTGCAATTCCAGAAGGCCTTCCCGCTGTAATCACAACCTGCTTAGCTCTAGGTACAAGGAAAATGGCACAAAAGAATGCAATTGTGCGCAAGCTTCCTAGTGTAGAAACCTTAGGTTGCACAACTGTGATTTGTTCAGACAAAACTGGGACTTTGACAACAAATCAGATGTCTGTGACAGAATTCTTCACCCTGGGAGGGAAAACCACTGCATCTCGAATAATTCGTGTTGAAGGCACAACTTATGATCCTAAGGATGGGGGAATTGTTGATTGGACTTGCTACAATATGGATCCTAACTTGCAAGCCCTAGCAGAAATATGTGCTGTTTGCAATGATGCTGGGATCTATTTTGATGGAAACCTCTTCCGAGCAACAGGTTTGCCCACTGAGGCAGCTCTTAAGGTTTTGGTTGAGAAGATGGGAGTTCCAGATGTTAAGGCAAGGAACAAAATTCGTGAATCACAGCTAGCTGCAAACTATTTAATTGACCGCAACACGGTGAAATTAA GTTGTTGTGAATGGTGGACAAAAAGATCAAAACGGGTTGCTACATTGGAGTTTGATCGCATTCGAAAGTCAATGAGTGTTATTACCCGGGAGCCAACTGGGCATAATCGACTTCTTGTTAAG GGTGCTGTTGAGAGTTTACTGGAACGTAGTTCACATGTTCAACTTGCTGATGGATCCCTCGTTCCAATAGATGAACCATGTAGGCAACTATTGCTTTTGAGACTCTTAGAGATGAGCTCAAAAGGGTTGCGCTGCTTGGGTTTGGCGTATAAGGATGACTTAGAAGACCTTGCAGATTATTATTCTGAAAGCCATCCTGCTCATAAGAAGTTGCTAGACCCTGCAAGCTACTCCTCCATTGAAAGTGACTTAATTTTTGTAGGGATAGTTGGTTTAAGA GACCCTCCCCGTGATGAAGTTCACAGGGCAATCGAGGAATGTAGAGAAGCTGGTATTAAGGTTATGGTTATAACTGGAGATAATAAGTCCACGGCTGAGGCTATTTGTCaggaaattaaattgttttctcAAGGGGACGATCTTAGAGGGAGAAGTTTTACTGGTAAAGAGTTCATGGCTCTCTCCCCTTCACAACAAATCAATATATTGTCAAAACCTGGCGGGAAAGTTTTTTCTCGTGCTGAGCCTAGGCATAAACAAGAAATTGTTAGGATGCTAAAGGAAATGAGGGAGATTGTTGCAATGACTGGTGATGGTGTCAATGATGCACCTGCACTTAAACTTGCTGACATTGGAATTGCCATGGGCATCACAGGAACTGAG GTTGCGAAGGAAGCTTCAGATATGGTATTGGCAGATGATAATTTCAGTACTATTGTCTCAGCCATTGCGGAGGGTCGTGCCATTTATAATAACATGAAAGCTTTTATCAG GTACATGATATCGTCAAACATTGGAGAAGTAATGTCCATATTCTTGACTGCTGCATTGGGGATACCCGAGTGTATGATACCTGTGCAACTTCTGTGGGTGAATTTGGTTACTGATGGCCCTCCTGCAACAGCTCTTGGTTTCAACCCTGCTGATCCTGACATTATGCGAAAACCACCAAGGAAAGCTGATGATGCTCTTGTAAACTCTTGGGTTCTTCTGCGTTATTTG GTAATTGGTTCGTATGTGGGAATTGCAACTGTTGGTGTCTTCATCTTGTGGTACACTCGGGCTTCTTTTGTGGGTATCAATCTTGTAAATGATGGACACACACTAGTTGAATTATCTCAGCTTCGTAATTGGCGGGAATGCTCCTCATGGGCAAACTTCACTGTGTCTCCATACACAGTTGGTCAGGGTCGACTGATCACTTTTTCAGACCCATGTGACTATTTTTCTGTTGGCAAAGTGAAGGCCATGACATTGTCACTTTCTGTTTTGGTTGCAATCGAGATGTTCAACTCTCTGAATGCACTTTCGGAAGATGGCAGCCTAGTCAAAATGCCACCTTGGAGGAACCCTTGGCTTTTGGTTGCTATGTCAGTGTCACTGGGACTCCACTGCCTCATACTCTATGTTCCCTTTTTGGCAGATGTATTTGGCGTTGTCCCTTTGAACCTGAATGAGTGGTTATTGGTCATTTTGATGTCAGCACCTGTTATACTGATTGATGAGGTTCTTAAATTAGTGGGACGGAAACGAAGGAgaggagagaaggagaagatggCATGA